The genomic segment AAAATTCAACGAGCTGGCATTTTGTCTGAGGTCAAGCGTCGTGAGCGCTACGAGAAGCCTAGCCTCCGTCGCAAGCGTAAGTTGGAAGCCTCCCGTAAGCATCGT from the Alkalinema sp. FACHB-956 genome contains:
- the rpsU gene encoding 30S ribosomal protein S21, producing the protein MAEIRLGENESIESALRRFKKKIQRAGILSEVKRRERYEKPSLRRKRKLEASRKHRP